In Panicum virgatum strain AP13 chromosome 4N, P.virgatum_v5, whole genome shotgun sequence, a single window of DNA contains:
- the LOC120669577 gene encoding microtubule-associated protein 70-3-like: MADGGEDGNAALHRAPSRRRGPVRASLDADEFLALIHGSDPVRVELTRLENELRDKERELGEAQVEIRALRLSERAREKAVEELTDELQKMDEKLKLTESLLESKNLEVKRINDEKKAALAAQFAAEATLRRVHAAQKDDDMPPIEAILAPLEAELKLSRQEISNLQDDNRALDRLTKQKEAALLEAERTVQIAMAKAAMVDDLQNKNQELIKQIEICHEENKILDKLHRQKIAEVEKLSQTVRDLEEAVLQGGVKANVVRDYERRFQEMSEEKRTLDRELARAKVTANRVATVVANEWKDSNDKVMPVKQWLEERRFLQGEMQQLRDKLAVAERAARSEAQLKEKYQLRLKVLEDGLRGLPSGSSRPPTEGKSFSNGPSRRLSLGGADNMSKLSPNGLLSRRLPSFHSRSSLSSSSSLVLKHAQGTSKSFDGGSRSLDRGKVHGNGAHLLNRSTDAVRDKESNDSWKGNADERADESTDSNADEKSNETTNNNSSETVSGFLYDMLQKEVISLRKSCHEKDQSLKDKDDAIEFLTKKVDTLNKAMGVEAKKVRREVAAMEKEVAAMRANKEQEIRANRLGTKNPGSSQLLPGRNAPRSGSMRNFQ, translated from the exons atggccgacggcggcgaggacgggaATGCGGCGCTGCACAGGGCCCCGTCCCGGCGGCGGGGACCCGTGCGGGCCAGCCTCGACGCCGACGAGTTCCTCGCGCTGATACACGGCTCGGATCCCGTCAGGGTCGAGCTCACCCGCCTCGAGAACGAGCTGAGGG ATAAGGAgagggagctcggggaggcGCAGGTGGAGATACGCGCCCTGCGGCTGTCGGAGAGGGCGCGGGAGAAGGCCGTCGAGGAG CTAACAGATGAATTGCAGAAGATGGACGAGAAACTCAAGCTGACAGAATCTCTCCTAGAAAGCAAA aatcTTGAAGTTAAAAGGATAAATGATGAGAAAAAGGCTGCATTGGCTGCTCAGTTTGCAGCAGAAGCAACTTTGCGAAGAGTACATGCAGCCCAAAAGGATGATGACATGCCGCCAATTGAAGCCATTCTTGCTCCACTTGAAGCTGAACTAAAGCTTTCTCGGCAGGAG ATTTCAAATCTCCAGGATGACAACAGAGCATTGGATCGTCTAACAAAACAAAAGGAGGCAGCGCTGCTAGAAGCAGAGAGGACTGTGCAAATTGCTATGGCAAAAGCTGCTATGGTTGATGATTTGCAAAACAAGAACCAAGAGTTGATCAAGCAAATTGAGATATGCCAT GAAGAAAATAAGATCTTGGACAAGTTGCATCGTCAAAAGATTGCAGAAGTTGAAAAGCTTAGCCAGACTGTGAGAGATTTGGAAGAGGCTGTACTTCAAGGTGGTGTAAAAGCTAATGTCGTTCGAGATTACGAGCGCAGATTTCAAGAAATGAGT GAAGAAAAGAGAACACTTGACCGTGAACTTGCACGTGCTAAAGTTACAGCAAATAGGGTTGCTACTGTTGTTGCCAATGAGTGGAAAGATTCTAATGACAAAGTGATGCCAGTCAAACAGTGGCTTGAAGAACGTAGGTTCTTGCAG GGGGAAATGCAACAACTTCGTGATAAGCTTGCGGTTGCAGAACGTGCAGCACGATCTGAAGCTCAACTAAag GAAAAATATCAGTTACGTCTGAAAGTATTAGAAGATGGACTAAGGGGGCTTCCAAGTGGCTCTAGTCGTCCACCTACCGAAGGGAAGAGCTTTAGCAATGGCCCTTCCCGCCGGTTATCACTTGGTGGAGCTGATAATATGTCTAAATTGTCACCAAATGGCCTGTTGTCGAGGAGGTTGCCATCTTTTCATTCAAGGTCATCTCTTTCATCAAGCAGCAGCTTGGTCCTAAAGCATGCTCAAGGCACTTCGAAGTCATTTGATGGAGGATCTAGGTCACTAGATAGGGGAAAGGTCCATGGGAATGGAGCTCATTTACTCAACAGATCTACAGACGCTGTTAGAGATAAGGAGAGTAACGACAGTTGGAAGGGGAATGCAGATGAGAGAGCTGATGAGAGCACAGACAGCAATGCAGATGAGAAAAGTAATGAAACCACAAATAACAACTCAAGTGAGACGGTCTCTGGTTTCCTGTATGATATGCTGCAAAAAGAGGTGATTTCTTTGAGAAAGTCATGCCATGAAAAGGATCAGAGTCTAAAAGATAAGGATGATGCTATTGAG TTTTTAACAAAGAAAGTAGACACCTTAAACAAAGCAATGGGAGTGGAGGCTAAAAAGGTGAGACGAGAGGTTGCAGCCATGGAGAAAGAAGTTGCAGCTATGCGTGCCAATAAAGAACAAGAAATTAGAGCCAACCGGCTTGGTACAAAAAACCCTGGAAGTTCACAGCTGCTTCCTGGAAG